The Falco cherrug isolate bFalChe1 chromosome 15, bFalChe1.pri, whole genome shotgun sequence genome includes a region encoding these proteins:
- the RADX gene encoding RPA-related protein RADX encodes MQDPGPERGGSAHPAEEGRGSAAGEASWLRRVFEEAQGSSQLSVAPAEPPPVTVVAVERYLGEGLPRATPQYWYDVTLADGECQERCHLAPRLSGLVQRGHLRAGTRLRLTRGSYLYAEKRLNCGFLCLEELEPVGAAEPPSVPTCHHRQPLRGERQHYLPLWNNEDPYGDMWVAEKAQARVDVDVSKLTSLGQLEMTWRSNVHFHPLLVRVLHKSRLRYYGKPEKKVDMPYQAYFEVADGSGMMSMVLWNSLCPEWYNSIKVGTVLLLEEYAIKASYPFKTQPTPGDSQMKRFATIEISLNVRNPPTKISIIPEEIVKPEWGLPEVKYRFITRSELDDLPNNHSCDVIGLVTFVGRAERTRKREHGEDFWLYRWAHAVDGTSDQPFILEIFATSQPDVFKLIHPMTYLVCTQMRVMRDVTENPSSTIYLTTSNESQIFITGWHKGQPYTKDTKVKNFIQWTKTQNEANQMKKTVIGGYYPFPRPPSNFLKYCKNNKVETVLKAIAEMGKEIEALHYRERKRIAVQGIISAIRYIRCSNAAEEASGVELVEKDTPQSLESSAKSKEDHVHKGRNTNLQNEEVMSVLGPHYTPGEEHQHQAALSKKNSAKRKIPCRLNTDAEQGGASVIPVSSCSYFTRSARRKLRLEEFQHEDFVQDKNGQAVSDSLQCCTDGERMSDTLETEETRRVCDSWESDLWAQVKDKLMKYLHHSTIFPESIPRKFDYVHKDLLMQQYNLHEAVHQPKETGTGENINEFKSASGFGYYEVTVLGINHDVAVDVAFLPLLCTEDPHLFQLEDFQNDTLLSCMSGISACQQKSTSSGRLHDVFPLSNETVKAAMDLDSKHVICILDICHLGDDKVEVFLSKIYETVEPDVMDPV; translated from the exons ATGCAGGACCCCGGGCCGGAGCGCGGCGGCAGCGCCCACCCCGCCGAGGAGGGGCGGGGGTCGGCGGCCGGTGAGGCCTCGTGGCTGCGGCGGGTGTTTGAGGAGGCGCAGGGCTCCTCGCAGCTGAGCGTGGCGCCGGCCGAGCCGCCGCCCGTCACGGTGGTGGCGGTGGAGCGGTACCTGGGCGAGGGGCTGCCGCGCGCCACCCCGCAGTACTGGTACGACGTGACGCTGGCGGACGGCGAGTGCCAGGAGCGCTGCCACCTCGCGCCACGCCTCAGCGGCCTGGTGCAGCGTGGGCACCTGCGGGCCGGCACGCGCCTGCGCCTCACGCGCGGCTCCTACCTGTACGCCGAGAAGCGCCTCAACTGCGGGTTCCTctgcctggaggagctggagccgGTGGGGGCGGCCGAGCCCCCCAGTGTCCCGACCTGCCACCACCGGCAGCCCCTCCGCGGCGAGAGGCAGCACTACCTGCCGCTGTGGAACAACGAGGACCCCTACGGAGACATGTGGGTGGCGGAGAAGGCCCAAGCGCGGGTGGACGTCGACG TCTCCAAGCTGACTTCTCTTGGTCAGCTGGAAATGACCTGGAGAAGCAATGTTCACTTCCATCCGCTTCTTGTGAGAGTCCTGCACAAATCTAGACTAAGGTACTACGGGAAACCAGAGAAAAAAGTGGATATGCCTTATCAG gcttACTTTGAAGTTGCTGATGGTTCAGGCATGATGTCAATGGTTTTGTGGAATTCACTGTGTCCTGAATGGTATAACAGTATTAAGGTTGGCACGGTACTTCTTCTTGAAGAGTATGCTATCAAAGCCAGTTACCCATTTAAAACACAGCCAACCCCAGGGGATTCACAGATGAAGAGATTTGCTACAATTG AAATCAGCCTTAATGTTCGAAACCCTCCCACTAAAATAAGTATTATTCCAGAAGAAATTGTTAAGCCAGAGTGGGGATTACCTGAAGTTAAATACCGGTTTATCACAAG gTCAGAACTGGATGACTTACCGAACAACCATTCCTGTGATGTTATTGGTCTTGTGACATTTGTAGGAAGGGCTGAACGAACAAGAAAGAGAG AACATGGTGAAGATTTCTGGCTCTATCGTTGGGCACATGCCGTTGATGGGACCTCAGACCAACCATTCATACTGGAAATATTTGCAACTTCTCAGCCAGATGTGTTTAAGCTTATCCACCCAA tgacaTATTTGGTGTGTACACAGATGAGAGTGATGCGGGACGTCACTGAGAATCCTTCCAGCACAATTTACCTTACGACTTCAAATGAAAGTCAAATATTCATTACAG ggtGGCACAAGGGCCAGCCATACACCAAGGATACTAAAGTGAAAAACTTCATTCAATGGACTAAAACACAAAACGAAGCTaatcaaatgaagaaaactgtcaTTGGTGGCTATTATCCTTTTCCACGACCTCCAAGTAactttttgaaatactgtaaaaacaaTAAAG ttgaaacagttttgaaagCCATAGCTGAAATGGGGAAGGAGATTGAAGCCTTGCACTACAGAGAACGCAAGCGCATTGCTGTTCAGGGAATTATTAGTGCCATAAGGTATATCAGATGTAGCAATGCAGCTGAAGAAGCCTCAGGAGTAGAGCTTGTTGAG AAAGATACTCCTCAGTCTCTTGAAAGTTCTGCAAAGTCCAAAGAAGACCATGTTCACAAGGGAAGAAACACCAACCTTCAAAATGAAGAAGTTATGTCTGTTCTGGGGCCACATTACACTCCTGGGGAAGAGCATCAGCACCAAGCTGCACTGTCAAAAAAGAATTCAGCCAAGAGAAAGATACCATGCAGATTAAATACAGACGCAGAACA GGGAGGTGCCTCTGTTATTCCTGTATCATCTTGCTCCTATTTCACACGGtctgcaagaagaaaacttCG CTTGGAAGAATTTCAACATGAAGATTTTGTGCAAGATAAAAATGGACAGGCTGTATCAGACAGTTTACAGTGCTGCACAG ATGGAGAAAGAATGAGTGACACGTTGGAAACTGAAGAGACTAGAAGAGTTTGTGATTCATGGGAGAGTGACCTGTGGGCTCAAGTGAAAGACAAgttaatgaaatatttgcatCACAGCACAATTTTCCCAGAAAGCATCCCACGTAAATTTGATTATGTGCACAAAGACTTACTTATGCAACAGTACAACCTTCATGAAGCAGTGCACCAGCcaaaagaaacaggaacagGTGAAAATATCAATGAATTTAAAAGTGCTAGTGGCTTCGGGTATTATGAAGTAACAGTTCTGG gtatAAACCACGATGTAGCTGTAGATGTTGCATTTCTTCCACTGCTTTGTACTGAAGATCCCCACTTATTTCAACTGGAAGACTTTCAAAATGATACATTATTGTCATGTATGAGCGGCATCTCTGCATGTCAGCAGAAGTCCACTAGCAGCGGAAGACTTCATGACGTGTTTCCACTTTCAA ATGAAACTGTAAAAGCAGCAATGGATCTAGACAGCAAACATGTTATCTGCATCTTGGACATCTGTCACTTGGGTGATGATAAAGTGGAAGTCTTTCTGAGCAAAATCTACGAGACAGTGGAACCTGATGTGATGGATCCAGTGTAA